A window of the Zeugodacus cucurbitae isolate PBARC_wt_2022May chromosome 2, idZeuCucr1.2, whole genome shotgun sequence genome harbors these coding sequences:
- the LOC105211355 gene encoding rootletin isoform X1, translating into MTFFYNCFEGNRRLSKKPGKWMASLHSVCIFIFNCKMLLTGTIFSLRDTYMQAYRDNFKQTPCPATFETSGTPTGRLPFSKSNRNRNAIDKTSGCVGVVNPCGAALSSETGVLTTPRMLSPTQNVEPTSTAALLRQNHELRQRLSDEASSYRRRIDSYKQAQQNQANLVSRLQSKIQQYRQRCSDLEDRMHDSIKHTPVPPCAPKITTGPTSSQVMCSTSMALGQSSLPCSSSLDSPPLTCARDFIVHEDSGELCRKLEDEHSKCEQLMAQNNTLRQQLEESNRTNEAITNDLQKLTNDFSNLRDELLIKEDEYKEEEQAFKDYYNGEHNRLLKMWREVVAVKRAFKDMQSAMKNEVGKMSLEIGSAAKDVTNSCGGLSFVLQQAKRITDAELCESRRENNDLKSQMATLKVQFESARQEVLERDQRLLDLMNQLKKLEERCAQAESQAMLANRYNDEIERLNNSIREIAQAVVQDAESADREADATEANESMQHMHLTRDSGGAGMSVPTKSPRRSSARASQAFAEGTISAVQAALHKYQLALHDMQVKFQNANENLRNTKAQLETTDGTKALLTTKVQQLTEKLDATNSKLSELLNERDSLQKTLEEVRQQKQQSEQGRLDLNSAFENLSVDFEKLQIKNGKLLKKIDLLEDDKKAVELEIQRILKDKNILEMNLRSEEDRGSRLREETISLREELNSVSLTRDLLEQQRIESENIINLIEKQKADLEYDLDKLLLEKCDLQERLDKLSNSNTSTSDELKTLQSSLVQTQEERNKLKAEVDEIRKEIATVRKDLSSVEKARLELETDNLSYSEKLKCTQLEKEKILQDLACVTRDRGDIHNQLTALCRKKESLNEELMRTRQKLEQTVETNNRLNRNLEEMVKDVEEKQVVIDLHEKETHRLQELLAALRTEKESLEAVLFDTNTQLEATEEKRQQLERDYQEALVREESLKNTVSRLSKELEQCQRRAQETKTQLMNAARAAENDFNQKIANLKAAGEEAAKKHADELYKLKTGLEKRMAQALQALQTAKDDEIEKLQERLEALQAHLESLLQQHEEAMIRAENEKQQALLMAHRDKQALMEKLEAVARELKVEQEGLERLKREHNAHDEKQRNAIAQLKDEISAMRTREEENRMKLEECIRKQEMQLTSLKEERDNLNRLAEELKMDIRLKEDKVEGINNELQDALRKTKEGEAYIDSLRNELTDCRRQLVDSNIEKDKYSNSNKELRDHVKHVESAKREQARAIEEALQKINTLQESKSSLENDRTRLTTILKETENNMSKTVQELNATKNTLQKTQMDFAQKDEGGKELQNKLAAETELKERSQQELGQIKKQLADLEENLCETRAELGRARCQSNQEEHRFHNREQELLARIEEARGREKRLEDQKHNLEVCLADATQQIQELKARLGGAEGRIRALDEQLACVELHKRDTEHKLSSVAHTLRRIAGIQPDGSVNLSYRLISPTRRYSPIRNGMASSSCHDYDARSTSQCPEAPCDLDPDLVRKGVRNLMHQVAQIEREKDDMKVQLAAAKKQLQDAAEQQLRCDGKVGKLQQMLRHLQEEKSNLNTECSMKASALNALEEKFKQKCDECQQMREKITQLEMQLGSCNEENSQIEDRLEKCRSHGAKLENEKRHLQEELAKAEGRAAKLDLQRVAMEGDINRLQMALQEKDCQVRQAQERLDNQNRAMVQLEERCTSLKTTVDQMKDRLQKTAVTEMELRGEIKVLNKELSEQGHCSQSNEEKLKLLQKQSQAAENEKRILAERLDNAQSNLNELRRSQQAQLDRIQRLQEQVTDLEVQRSALESQLRIAKWNQEAGDSGGITTNVDKREEEELSRQLKSSQREKSELRNKLQTLQDKVKQLESERKSKFSGGGGITAYDRAEKNTSYYDSGDYDSNRMENAQGSYSCGLDHAVIEHESRDLRLKVRRLETLLAEKESELARLKARVHDSAKCGEGGIDADRYRTAQLHAEKLLDAREQSHRQQVLRLENQISMLREQLAQEAKRRQQYILRSSKANREMQHLRNTLGDSLRHVSQHPLDPNLLESESRRLDNAVSMSLPPSTCRDYDQ; encoded by the exons atgacatttttttataactgtttCGAAGGAAATCGTCGTCTTTCCAAAAAGCCGGGGAAATGGATGGCGAGTCTCCATAGTGTgtgcatattcatattcaattgCAAAATGTTGCTCACCGGTACAATATTTTCGCtcagagatacatat ATGCAGGCATACCGGGATAACTTCAAGCAAACACCTTGTCCAGCAACGTTTGAGACAAGTGGTACGCCTACAGGTCGATTACCTTTCTCGAAATCGAATCGCAACCGCAACGCTATAGATAAAACGTCTGGCTGTGTTGGAGTTGTCAATCCGTGTGGAGCTGCTCTATCCTCTGAGACAGGCGTTTTAACAACACCCAGAATGCTAAGTCCTACCCAAAATGTTGAGCCTACATCAACGGCCGCGTTACTACGACAAAATCATGAGCTGCGTCAACGTCTCTCGGATGAGGCAAGCAGCTATCGTCGACGTATAGACTCTTACAAGCAAGCGCAACAAAACCAAGCTAATCTTGTCAGTCGCTTACAAtcgaaaatacaacaatatcgACAGCGTTGTAGTGATCTTGAGGATCGAATGCATGATTCTATTAAACACACGCCCGTGCCTCCTTGTGCGCCGAAGATAACCACCGGTCCAACCTCTAGTCAGGTTATG TGTTCAACATCAATGGCGTTAGGTCAATCAAGCCTGCCGTGTTCATCTTCCTTGGACTCGCCGCCATTAACTTGTGCACGAGATTTTATTGTGCACGAAGATAGTGGTGAGCTTTGTCGTAAGCTCGAGGATGAGCATAGTAAATGTGAACAACTCATGGCACAGAATAATACATTGCGGCAGCAGTTGGAAGAATCGAATCGCACGAATGAAGCCATAACTAACGATCTACAGAAGCTAACTAATGATTTTTCCAACTTACGAGATGAGTTGCTTATTAAAGAAGACGAATATAAAGAAGAAGAGCAG GCATTTAAGGATTACTACAATGGCGAACACAATCGCCTCTTGAAGATGTGGCGTGAAGTAGTTGCCGTCAAACGTGCTTTCAAAGACATGCAGTCCGCTATGAAAAATGAAGTTGGCAAAATGAGCTTGGAAATTGGCAGCGCTGCCAAGGATGTGACGAACTCTTGCGGTGGTCTCTCCTTTGTGCTACAACAAGCAAAACGCATAACCGATGCCGAACTTTGCGAGTCTAGACGTGAGAATAATGATTTGAAGTCTCAAATGGCGACCTTAAAGGTGCAATTTGAAAGCGCACGACAAGAAGTTTTAGAAAGAGATCAACGATTACTCGACCTTATGAATCAATTGAAAAAACTTGAAGAACGTTGCGCTCAAGCGGAATCGCAAGCAATGCTGGCCAATCGTTATAATGATGAAATCGAGCGGCTGAACAATTCTATACGTGAAATTGCGCAAGCCGTCGTACAAGACGCCGAAAGTGCCGATCGCGAGGCGGACGCTACAGAGGCGAATGAATCGATGCAGCACATGCACTTGACGCGTGATAGCGGTGGTGCTGGTATGAGCGTACCAACGAAATCGCCCCGTCGCAGCTCGGCTCGTGCATCGCAAGCTTTTGCTGAGGGCACTATATCAGCAGTACAAGCCGCACTACATAAATATCAATTGGCCTTGCATGATATGCAAGTGAAATTTCAGAATGCTAACGAAAATCTGCGTAATACTAAAGCACAACTCGAAACGACCGATGGCACAAAAGCGCTCTTGACAACGAAGGTACAACAGCTAACCGAAAAGCTTGACGCCACTAATTCGAAGCTATCTGAACTATTGAATGAAAGAGATAGTTTACAGAAGACGCTAGAGGAGGTACGCCAACAGAAACAGCAAAGCGAACAAGGACGTCTCGATTTGAATTCAGCA ttcGAAAATCTAAGCGTAGATTTCGAGAagctgcaaataaaaaatggaaaactgcTTAAGAAAATTGATTTACTTGAAGATGATAAAAAGGCGGTGGAGTTGGAAATCCAACGGATACTTAAGGACAAGAATATACTTGAGATGAATTTAAG GTCGGAGGAGGATCGCGGCAGTCGTCTACGTGAGGAGACGATATCATTGCGTGAAGAATTGAACAGCGTAAGCCTGACTCGAGATCTGCTCGAGCAGCAACGTATCGAATCCGAAAATATCATTAATCTAATCGAAAAGCAAAAAGCCGATTTGGAGTATGACTTAGATAAGCTACTTTTAGAAAAATGCGATCTACAAGAAAGACTAGATAAATTATCGAACAGTAACACTTCCACCTCAGATGAGTTAAAGACACTTCAAAGTAGTTTAGTGCAAACTCAGGAGGAGCGCAACAAACTGAAAGCAGAAGTAGATGAAATTCGCAAGGAAATAGCAACAGTACGCAAAGACCTAAGTAGCGTTGAAAAGGCTCGTCTAGAGCTGGAAACCGATAATTTATCGTATAGTGAAAAGCTAAAATGTACGCAActggaaaaagaaaaaatattgcaggATCTGGCCTGTGTTACACGCGATCGTGGTgatattcataatcaattgaCCGCATTGTGTCGCAAAAAAGAGTCGCTCAATGAAGAACTTATGCGAACACGACAAAAGTTGGAGCAAACCGTCGAAACAAATAATCGTTTGAATAGAAATTTGGAAGAGATGGTAAAGGATGTGGAAGAAAAACAGGTCGTTATAGACTTGCATGAGAAGGAAACGCATCGATTACAG GAGCTTCTCGCAGCATTACGTACTGAAAAGGAGTCTCTTGAAGCTGTACTTTTCGATACAAATACACAGTTAGAAGCCACTGAGGAGAAGCGCCAACAGCTGGAGCGGGATTACCAAGAAGCACTTGTGCGCGAAGAGTCATTGAAAAACACCGTTAGTCGCCTCAGTAAAGAACTAGAACAATGTCAACGTCGTGCGCAAGAAACTAAAACTCAACTGATGAATGCGGCACGTGCTGCTGAAAATGATTTCAATCAAAAGATTGCGAATCTTAAAGCAGCAGGCGAAGAAGCAGCTAAGAAACATGCGGACGAGTTATATAAACTGAAAACGGGATTGGAAAAGCGTATGGCACAAGCGCTACAGGCGCTCCAAACGGCAAAGGATGACGAGATAGAAAAGTTACAGGAGCGTTTGGAGGCATTACAAGCGCATTTGGAAAGCTTACTACAACAGCATGAGGAGGCGATGATACGCGCCgaaaatgaaaagcaacaaGCTTTGCTAATGG CACATCGCGATAAGCAAGCGCTCATGGAAAAGTTGGAAGCAGTCGCGCGAGAATTGAAAGTGGAACAGGAAGGGCTCGAACGACTGAAACGTGAACACAATGCACACGACGAAAAGCAGCGCAATGCAATTGCGCAGTTGAAGGATGAAATCTCGGCAATGCGTACAAGAGAGGAGGAAAATAG AATGAAACTCGAAGAATGCATAAGGAAACAGGAAATGCAATTAACGAGTCTAAAAGaggaaagagataatcttaatCGTCTGGCGGAGGAGTTGAAAATGGATATACGTCTAAAAGAAGATAAAGTGGAAGGAATCAACAATGAATTGCAGGATGCATTGAGAAAAACCAAAGAAG GTGAGGCATACATAGACAGTTTACGCAACGAGCTTACCGATTGTCGTCGCCAATTGGTGGACAGTAACATTGAGAAGGACAAGTATTCCAACAGCAACAAGGAGTTGCGCGATCATGTGAAGCATGTCGAAAGCGCTAAACGCGAACAGGCACGCGCCATCGAGGAAGCTTTACAGAAAATTAATACACTACAAGAATCTAAAAGTTCGCTGGAAAATGATCGTACACGTCTAACGACGATTCTAAAGGAGACTGAGAATAATATGAGTAAAACTGTGCAAGAACTCAATGCAACCAAGAATACGCTACAAAAAACGCAAATGGATTTCGCTCAAAAGGATGAAGGTGGCAAGGAATTGCAGAACAAGTTGGCGGCAGAAACCGAATTGAAGGAGCGTAGTCAACAGGAGCTCGGTCAGATTAAAAAACAA CTTGCCGATCTTGAAGAAAACTTATGCGAAACACGAGCGGAACTTGGGCGTGCCCGTTGTCAGTCCAATCAAGAAGAGCATCGTTTCCACAATCGTGAGCAGGAACTGCTTGCGCGCATTGAAGAGGCACGCGGTAGAGAAAAACGTCTGGAGGATCAGAAACATAATCTCGAAGTATGCCTTGCCGATGCTACACAACAAATACAAGAGTTAAAAGCTCGTCTTGGCGGTGCTGAAGGGCGTATACGTGCACTGGACGAGCAATTGGCTTGTGTAGAGCTGCACAAACGCGACACAGAGCATAAATTGAGCTCAGTAGCACACACACTGCGCCGCATTGCCGGCATTCAGCCCGACGGTAGTGTCAATCTTTCCTATCGCCTCATCAGCCCAACGCGACGTTACAGTCCCATTCGCAATGGCATGGCATCATCCAGTTGTCATGATTACGACGCTAGGAGCACGTCACAATGTCCGGAGGCACCTTGTGATCTAGATCCGGATTTAGTGCGTAAGGGTGTGCGCAATCTAATGCATCAAGTAGCGCAAATTGAGCGTGAGAAGGATGATATGAAAGTACAATTGGCGGCGGCTAAAAAGCAGCTACAGGATGCTGCTGAACAGCAGTTGCGCTGCGATGGAAAAGTCGGTAAACTTCAACAAATGTTGCGACATTTGCAGGAGGAGAAGAGTAACCTAAACACTGAATGTAGTATGAAAGCTTCGGCCTTAAATGCGCTCGAAGAAAAGTTTAAGCAGAAGTGTGACGAGTGTCAACAGATGCGTGAGAAGATTACACAACTGGAAATGCAGTTAGGATCATGCAACGAGGAGAACTCGCAGATTGAA GATCGTTTGGAGAAATGCCGTAGTCACGGTGCGAAATTGGAAAATGAGAAACGTCATCTCCAAGAAGAGTTAGCCAAGGCAGAGGGTCGTGCCGCCAAGTTGGATCTGCAGCGTGTCGCTATGGAGGGTGACATAAATCGTTTGCAGATGGCTCTGCAAGAAAAGGATTGTCAGGTACGACAAGCGCAAGAACGATTAGACAACCAAAATAGAGCAATGGTACAATTGGAAGAACGTTGTACCTCACTTAAGACGACAGTGGATCAAATGAAAGATCGTCTGCAAAAGACAGCAGTCACAGAAATGGAATTACGTGGAGAAATTAAAGTGCTGAATAAAGAACTCTCCGAACAGGGACATTGTTCACAATCAAATGAAGAGAAACTGAAGTTACTACAAAAACAATCACAAGCAGCGGAAAATGAGAAGCGTATACTTGCTGAACGTTTGGATAATGCACAAAGCAATCTGAATGAGTTGCGACGCAGCCAACAGGCGCAATTAGATCGTATACAGAGATTGCAAGAGCAGGTTACCGATTTAGAGGTGCAACGTTCGGCTTTGGAGTCACAATTGCGTATTGCGAAATGGAATCAGGAGGCGGGCGATAGCGGCGGCATAACGACTAATGTCGACAAACGCGAGGAAGAAGAGTTGAGTCGCCAATTGAAATCGTCGCAAAGAGAAAAATCCGAATTACGCAACAAATTACAAACTCTACAAGACAAAGTCAAGCAATTGGAGTCGGAGCGAAAGAGCAAATTTTCGGGTGGTGGTGGCATTACAGCATATGATCGCGCAGAGAAAAATACTTCATATTATGATTCTGGAGATTACGACTCTAATCGAATGGAAAATGCGCAAGGTTCATACAGTTGCGGTCTGGATCATGCCGTCATAGAGCATGAGTCCCGTGATCTACGTTTAAAAGTGCGACGCTTAGAGACACTCTTGGCGGAAAAAGAATCCGAATTAGCAAGACTAAAGGCACGCGTACACGATAGTGCCAAATGTGGGGAGGGTGGAATAGATGCAGATCGCTATCGCACCGCTCAACTGCACGCCGAAAAATTATTAGATGCGCGCGAACAGTCGCATCGCCAGCAGGTGTTGCGTTTAGAAAATCAG aTATCTATGTTACGTGAACAATTGGCACAAGAAGCCAAACGACGACAACAATACATTTTGCGCAGCTCGAAAGCCAATCGCGAAATGCAACACTTGCGCAATACACTTGGCGATTCATTAAGACACGTTTCTCAACATCCTTTAGATCCGAATTTGTTGGAAAGCGAGTCGCGCCG CTTGGACAATGCCGTTTCTATGAGCCTACCACCGTCAACATGTCGAGATTACGATCAATAA